The nucleotide sequence atttttataatatttgggGAGTAACGCCTTTCGCAAACCCccaatttttggaacaaacataTGATGGATTGTTCAATTGGCgtgggaatttatttaaaaaaaaggcatatgatttcactaaaaattgtaaaggagactggggcaaaaagtcacaaattgaaaatttcaaaattcaatttcttccaagataaaaaaataatgacttAAAATTGTTTCCTTAGATAGCCTTCagagaccttcttcaatgttgtaagtttcttagaattcgaaaaaggaatttataaaataaatattattgaaatttttagccctgctTTGAAGTATGTTCCTTTACAGCAGATAACAATTTTtaccaatttatttttcaaaaaataaattggtatggggcaaaaagtaacaaaaacctaagcaatttctgatgtcttacggcgaaaagaaacgtcactGCTATGTGCCGCCGCTTGTTGTTGTAAACAGTGATGGCGATGAAGAGTCGAAAATAGTAAAAAAGaaaaggtatggggcaaaaagtaacaaaaacctaagcaatttctgatgtcttacggcgaaaagaaacgtcactGCTATGTGCCGCCGCTTGTTGTTGTAAACAGTGATGGCGATGAAGAGTCGAAAATAGTAAAAAAGaaaaggtatggggcaaaaagtaacaaaatcctaagcaatttatgatgtcttacggcgaaaagaaacgtcattgctatgtgtcgccgcttgttgttgtACACAGTGATGGTCATGAAGAGCCGAAATAAATAAGTAATACAGGCGAGCCAATGTACACTCTGGAGCAGAGGtgcgcaagaaccgtttgaaaccgaacaaacgacAGATGAAACGCGTACCTCAATGGTcgaaacgctacctgaacaaacttattttgacgtttattcattttcaaatggttcttgcacaccgCAGCTCTGAAGGATGAAAATTCTGCCGAGTTTTACTGAATCTAAGAcatttagtttaaaaagaacaaataacacttcttttcattatgtttttgttttatattattCTGCACTTAAGTGACATTTACTCGGCAACTCTTCGGCAAATTTCGTTAAATTCATCTCGTacaattcgccattttcgcctTTTCAGTACTGTTCAATAgaattttcttctcaaaaaaaaattggaaaataacttgaaaagcgcttttctcgttaaGATTAAGAAAACACTGTTCTAAGAAAGTGTAGCAGAATAAATAAAGCGGATCAAAACgtgataattttaccccatgtctgatactatttaccccagtattttttttaaatgattacaaaattacctattagaaaacggctcgataaatgtagttccttacaaaataaagaaatgactttcacaaagttgtagagcagtaaatttcctgcAAAAGTGTGCTAATTAGGAATTTCTAGGGCTCTCGGATagctcttaaaaaaataaaatatccgttttgtgactttttgccccagtctcccctaccaatTGGAACAAGTAATATAACTCATTGACATCCGATACAACTGTTGAgacatataaaatttatttaattgtattattttatttatttatagataACTTCTCAATGACTTTAAATTCTATATGACTGGATACAAGATTTTGAAATATGTATCCGAATATTTCAtagatgaaaatacaattttaaaaatattcttctcCAATTATTAACGAATTACTAATATAGAATtcaatttctaatttattttttttaactattattCCAATAAAAAGTAATCTCTTTTAATTTGTGTCAATATCGACTTCACTTGAACAATCTCAATGTATTTTGACGATGaaggaaaaatgtttatttcaatgttttctttttttattattccaataactatttcttgaatttaaatGAGAAGCAAGTCAGGAATATCATGTTAAAAACATAACTCAGAAATTTATTACCCtggaatacaaattttatgtaaatgtgaaatttaattgactaattgTAACCAAGTACTACTAATTTCAAATTGCAATCATATGTGATTTAATTACCGATTAAAATGTCTAGTTCATTGATTTCAACTACACCATTAACTactaaaaataaagtttaacgATATCGTAAATTTGAACAAataaatttctctctaattgaTGGTGGTATTATATCGGTGGGAAAAGGGTGGAATAGGGCTTAAACTTGTCAAGTTCTATTTGGAAAAAAGAAGTCGAATTTAAACTTTATACAAATGAGTATTCTCGCAAAGCTTCTGCACCAAAAATAGTTTCTGTAACTTAGAAAGTTCTCTCTTGACTTCCAACTTGCTTCTCTcctatttcaagaaattttaaaagatggCAATACATAGTATAAGCAGTAGTCACTGTGATACTttaagttattttaatttttatatatgtatttttttaaattaccgaAAACTCTGTGTTGTAAAGAATCACAGTGATTTGCATTGTTGAAagattaaattctttaaatggcAAATTCAGATAATACGGAAAGCTTAACTTTTCTTGGCCTGCAGGTTACAGGGATGTTGTATTCAACTTAATGTGTAAGACCCGCCCATTAGGTCACGCCTTCTTTAGGAATTATGTTATATTTATTACAATAGAAGTTTTTAGAATAAAATCTTTAACAGGAGCGATAGCACTGGAGACACTAAATTCTCtcgtttattatttttttggcgTAAGAATCGTAACTTTCTTGAATACTAAACCGACTAAACCTAacaagaccggtcaaattgaccgatttaaaaactttttaaaaataacatatatttaatcatatttaatttcttaaaattggcatgtaatatattattctgtgttaaaaaatttaattttttcatcacTTCGAAGTAAAAATTGTTAAGTATCCTACCTACCGTGGTCTACCTTTTGACTGAGCGCACTAGGAAAAAACACACTAAAAACGGTCGATaggtttagggcagaatcacattgacagtaaaatgttcaccgtcaccgtcaaagcgctcaccgtatttcattgatttacgcattttcattgtaatttttacgcaaattctcaattaccgtgttacattatctcatactcggtggtactaggtgaaaataatataagaaaatttaagaaataaaacgaaaatgcgataaacggtgagcaaaaaaactgtacgaaaaactgtagcaaaaaatcctacagttttttgttttgcttaccgtttatcgcattttcgctttatttatacaattttcttatactatttttacctagtgccaccgagtatgagacaaggtactattgtaatggaaaatttacgcaagaattgcaatgaaaatgcgtaaatcaacgaaatacggtgtgggctttgacggtgacggtgagcattttactgtcaatgtgattctgcccttaatattaaaaaaaataggccacaccTCCTACAGGGCTTGTATTaaaagaaatgtattttaagaaaaatattttttaaaacagcTCAATTAAAGAAAAAGATAACTTAGTTATATGTGAAGTCAATTGGGAGAAATGGTCAAGCCATGCCTTATCAGAAACCACGCCCACTTTGTGCACTACCTTGATCCAAATCTCATAGTTTTAGGCTTAGGTATTCTCTTATAAGACAGTTAAAGGTACTAGGAAATTCAGAATATAAATAGTTCTATCAGCATTTCCTTTTTGCCAATGTTTTATGATTtacacaaaagtttttttttctgggcgtggtctatttttcgaTAAATGGAATCTTGCAACACGCCCACTTTGTGTACTGCTCCCAACCAAATGTCACAATTCTTGCATTCCCTTATAATAAAGTTCAAGGTACTAGGAAATGcagaatatgaaaatatttgtatcagCATTTCCTTTCTGTCAATTGTTTTTGTAGGCGTGGTCCATATTTTAATGAACGGAATCTTTCGAACCCTACTCTAAAACGGATATTAAGATTTGCCTTGAGGTGGTTATATTTCTTTCGGAATCGCTACACCCAAGTCACTTATTTAGGTCCATTATGAACCCCCCATTCTTCTGTTCTATCTTAGCCCACTAAGCAGTCCCCCTTCTCTAACTGGGTCTTCAGACTACAGGCTTAGCCCTATTCcctaaggtctcaaaatcttaaataagaTTTTAACAGGGATCGGTTCTCCATTTCGAATTACCGATGCACCGAGGCCACAATTTGGCCCCTATGCTTTCCCACTCCTTATCCCCCACCGATACGGGTATGCAcccagtgccgctactatatcacagcccATCTCGGTatgtgtttggatcagtgacagtgaatatttgtctctattgaagtaccactttcatgtcgaaattCGTTCTCATACCAGCCTCTTTGCTCTTTGGCCTAGGCGGTTCACATTTTTGCTAATGTGAACCACCGTGTACCACCACCACCATGTGTACCACTGGCATTACTACTCATTTATTCACTGGatgtattaaaaattcaaagccgatatggcatgagaaacatttttcttctgatgctcagctttgaacccgagacctaACAGGCCTCTTAGAAGCTTAAGGAGCGCGGGACCTTTATCTGGATCTTCTACCACTGGCATTACTACTCATTTATTCACTGGatgtattaaaaattcaaagccgatatggcatgagaaacatttttcttctgatgctcagctttgaacccgagacctaACAGGCCTCTTAGAAGCTTAAGGAGCGCGGGACCTTTATCTGGATCTTCAAACCACAAGCTCAGCCCAGTCCCCAAAGGtcctaaaatcctaaataacaaaaaactaAATGTAATAGATTACTAACCCTTAGTATGAAATACTAAGGGAGACTTTCCCAAAAAAACCTGACttgtaagaaattagagaagttaagcaaCATGGCTAAGTCTTGGGTCTGAATCCCGTATTCGTTCCGCATGAACGGTTACGGATAACTCTACGATTGATTCCGGaagtacctcatctcggcagcttgaaCCTAGAGCAGCTTGAACCTAGAGCAGCTtgaattatagaaatttataggcgttatagggatacttgtccactgaagatttggtcgagatagtccaagtagtttagaaatacaaaatagtgtttggtgctacctcgtgtttgatggtaccccagtttcccctacagtactgctttatatcacggtacaCAAGCCTCGTATTGTATGTCTCGGCAGTGAATGTGTTTTTATTCGACTGAACTTTGCATATCGAATCGAAACTCATTTCTGTACCAACTTCTCTGTTTATGTGGTTCATTATCAATGCATTGGAATTACtctttcattcattcactgggcgtctacacattgtgagcttttcgtcaaaaattgctcttttgtaGGAAATTGGCCTCACGGGtttaggtggaaacgtcaaaattctgtcaaaaatgtattttttgacgaaaagtactcccagtgtgtagaggtccTCAGGGACCTCAGTGTATCAGTGGTTAGAGTAGTGTATCTACGAGTATGAGATCTTCGGTTCAAGTctaatacggacttcagacctaggGCTTAGCCCTatgacttaacttctctaacttcttatcaattaagatttttcataaaattttgatttgaaattccTTTATAAAACCCAAATAACCTGTTGTATTCTAAGTAACATATTAACTGGTTgttctttaagattttgagaccttctggaactggactaaacctctagtctgaagaagGCCTaagcagctgcagatttttgaGCTGTCGTATTAGGGCCTTGACACATTGGGAaacattttcgtcaaaatttgaattttgacgtttccatcgAATGGTGTGTACACACTAGAAGCACTTTTCGTCAAACATTTCCtctttcaattttctctttcttaggataaaagaaattttctttaaaaagacattttttgaagaaattgcttcttgtgtgtagaggtcataaagCAGTGTGGCCgttttccttcaaaagagcaatttttgacgaaaatttttcacaatgtgtagacgccCTTAATGAACCTTACTTTTTTATGTCAGTCCCCAAAATTTTTACACTCCATCACCAGCAAAATCAGTTCTTTTCAAcatatcttcacgtttcagacgatttttgataaatgatgtcacgctgtttgtccctCTTTCTATCTGCGTTTGTCTGCCCGGCCGTTACCTcgcctagagcccaaacggttagagataaaaaCCTGGGACTTTTGGAGGACCCCCCATAAATCTACCCTGGgatcattaatttattttacatgtGTCAATGTCAAGGCGATTCCAAAACCCAGCCTGGGTACCGCAACTGGTTATACTGTTGtacttattttctttattttagttTTAGTGACAGAGGCAGGGCAAACAATGTCGCCCAAAGAAATACCCCTTTATTTCCTAAATGCTGAACAGTAGCACAAAATGCGAATATTGTCCTTATCATCCTCCACACAAGATCGATAAACATAATTTGCGCTAATGCCTAGTCATTTTAAGTGGGATCCCAAAGATAGTGTTCCGTAAGCAGGTCAACTAGCGGTCTTAAGTGTGTTTTGTTAAGATGTAGAATCCCTTTTCCCTATTTGCTTTaggacactcaatgggtcaagtgatagtgcactcgctctatgatgcaagtgtcccgggttcgaacccctgtcaccaggaatttttcagacgttaaaggtgttcgaattgcatacagtgagcttcactgctcTTGATtccacagggcatgggattgacAACCCTAGTCAATAGGCCTAGTGCAAGATTAGCTAACATGTCGAAGACCAGACCATTTAGCCCAAGTGGGTCTTGTGCTCATTGGCAGCCTCCTCGTTGAAAAGTTCAATTCGGTCCTTGAATAACCGAAAGAAACCTTACCGATATTTTACTTGGACGGTGTTATAGGCTTCCATTACGAATCGATGCAATTCTGAATCTAGCGAAATCTGACGAATCTGATCCAATTGACTCCACAACTTCTAAAGGGGCGTGACTACTTTTTTTGGGCggaatctttcaaaaaagttcAAAACAAACTCTCCGCAGTTAATTAGGACTTTCCGTAGTTCTGCCGACAAATCTTTCTGTTCTGTCGAATTTTCTACGTAAAATCTATGAATAGAAGGTGTTAGCGAtgtgtgaaaaattgaaaaatattaaaacaaaatactgaaaaatgtaACTTTGTACCCTGACTTCTACATGTAATCATTTACACATCAACACGATGACTGTGTGAACGTAACAACTACAATGTAATCCATATAGTGagtttaattttcaattcatcCCCAATCCATCAATTAACGCTTAACACCGAAGAGGTTGGGAATGGATTTTACCTTCTTCTTCGATCCATTGAGAATTTCCTTATACATATCAGATCGCAAGTATCTTGAGTATGAATCACTCTTCATGAGGTGGTAGACATGAGCGGCAGCAACATCGAAGCACCATCGATTGATGGGACCCGAAGACATAACGGCTTCACGAGCCAATTCTACAGACCGGGAGTCAACGTTGACGGGACACGGTGCATCAGGAGCCATGTACTCCTTCCAGATATTTAGGGCTGCTTCCTTAACCTCAGATTGCGGTAGAGTCTTCATATTCTGCACAGCTTCCCAGAATCTGTTGAAAACACAAAATCCCAATCAATATTTATGTGAATTGCAAATGGTTATACAGgggattttactttaaattttcaCTGCTGTATTCCTTCtccaaaaattttgcaaattgctCATTCCCAACTGGGTCATTTAGAAGTTCTCGTAAGCTGAAACTCCAGCGTTTAACACGCCTTAGTGGCACCTCCTTGGCTGATTTATCTTGTTCCCACAACTCTGTGTTATCGCTCTGCCATGGATTAGGAAGTTCGGGGGTTGTTAGGAAAAAATCATAGTCGTTATATTGCTCAAAGTACGATATATAGCTCTCAGctattttagatattttaattGTACGCCTTTCCATTCTCTGTTTCAGTAATCCTATTGTACGGGTCATCTGTTCAACAGGATTATTGCTCAATGCCCCAGCAGACCCAGAACCTAAACTACTGGATCCACCACGACGGTACGCCTTCTTAATATCCATTTCGGTGGTATTAACACAACCCGGCATTGGGCGATGTACATCCCAGAATGCACGTTCCTGCGAGTCCAAAACTTTTCGTTCCAATTTATCACGCTTCTTGTCCACTTTGCTCTGGGCTTCAGCCTGAAATGCAATTAGTTCACATTAGCGACATGTCTTTATTTCAAGCTGGGCTTTTCAAATTGATGAATAGCCGCGAGCACTGGAGTGAAAAGCTTGAAAATCACAAATTTCTCCTCTAATGCTTGTGAAGGTAGGGAAGAACAAGGCTGGATTGAATACCTAAACacggttttcggaattttcatTCATAGAGAGTCAATTAAAAGGCAATATctactctaaaaaaatattttgttccaGGAATTTGCTGgcattttgttaaataaaaaattaattcgtCTAAAcgttaaatatttgatttttaacGTCTTTTAAGattcttttaagattttaaaatctcTTAAGATTAAAGAAAGAAGTGAAAGTATCACTAATTTATAAAGGGCTGGGATTAATGAATTCTATCATCGACTCGTACGTTCTCTATAGGAGAActattttttgacaaatttttaacaaacaagtgacaaattttgtcatttctttgtaaaagtttgtgaaaaagatAGTGCTCCTATAGAGAACGCACGGTCCAGTCGACGACAGAATTAATTTTGCCATTTGTTTGTTgaaactttctaaaaaaaatagtctTCCTATAGAGAATTACGGTTCATTCGACGACAGaattaattttgtcatttgtttgttaaaagtttgtgaataGGATAATCGTCCTACAGAGAACGTACGGTCCAGTCGAcgacaaaattaattttgtcatttgtttgttaagtttgtaaaaaggatagTCCTCCTATAGAAAACGCACGGTCCAGTCAgcaaatgacaaattttgtcatttgtttgttaaaagttaaaagtttgcaaaaaggGTAGATCTCCTATAGAGAACGTACAATCCAGTAGACGACAGaattaattttgtcatttgtttgttaaaagtttgtgaaaaggatAGTTTTCCTATAAAGAACGTACGGTCCAGTcgacaaatgacaaattttgtcatttgtttgttaCAAATTTGTGGAAAGAATAGTCTTCCTATAGAGAACGTACGGTCCAGTcgacaaatgacaaattttgtcatttgtttgttaaaattttgtagaAAGGATAGTCTTCCTAAAGAGAATGTACGGTCCAATCGACGACAGAattaattttgtcatttatttgtTACAAATTTGTGGAAAGGATAATCTTCCTATAGAGAACGTACGGTCCAGTCGACAACAGAATAGattgtcatttgtttgttaaaaagtttgtaaaaaggataaTCGTCCAACAGAGAACATACGGTCCAGGCGCCAACAGAACTAatgttgtcatttgtttgttaaaagtttgcaaaaaggATAGTCCTTCTATAGAAAACGTACGGTCCAGTCGACAACAGaattaattttgtcatttttttgttaaaagtttgtgagAAGAATAGTTCTCCTATAAAGAACGTACGGTCCAGTCGACGACAgaattaattttgttatttgtttgtcaaaagtttgtgaaaaggatAATCTTCCTATAGAGAACATACGGTCCAGTCAACGACagaattaattttatcatttgtttGTTAAAAGTTGGTGAAAAGTATAGTCCTCCTATTTAGAACGTACGGTCTTGTCGGCGACAGAATCCACTAATTCTAATCCTTTATAAATTAGTGGCACGTTCACTTCTTGCTTTactatttaaaacttttatatattttttaaagtgagccccatcagggcttacatcaggaaaaaaaaaattaaaaaagtttgtcaaattgcAAACGAACAtaaggtaaaattttgaaaaggggACACTTAATAAAGAGCTCAAGTTTATATGGATTTGTATTCTGCAGCCGACTTCCATAGTCCACATTTCGATGTGTCCGACTTTAAGAACCGTCCGGCTTTCGGAACTGTCCGAGTTTTAGCTAAATACTctatttttgacaaacttttaacaaaacccGATTAATCGAaatctaaacattttttttcagtgtcGAGGAGTTCAAATGAGTTCAAAAGCCATGGAGGGTAGTCCGGTACCTTCGTACAACTCAATTTCTTTtctatattcttaataaatttgcCCCATGGATCTCTTCATTGACGCATAggactagttattaaaatttacTGCCATTAGTAAGCCTTACTAATGACcatatgaaaaaaatgattttttttatcttcatctgtccgaaggtaccgcactttcccctaatccaATTCAACAAAACACTTTTTCTGTTGTCAAAAAATGGATGACATCttcttgacaaacttttaacaaaaaaaatagcaaactTTCCTCTCAGACTAGACATTTTTTGATttcttatatatatttttttctccgtAAAT is from Phlebotomus papatasi isolate M1 chromosome 1, Ppap_2.1, whole genome shotgun sequence and encodes:
- the LOC129810125 gene encoding regulator of G-protein signaling 7, whose protein sequence is MVTMTSEATDKGTTSNESNTSIVPKKYVTMAGGEDAPNILVYKKMESIIERMQSESGGVAVRTIKAFMSKVPSVFTGADLIAWIMKNLDVEDLNEALHLAHLLASHGYLFPIDDHILTVKNDGTFYRFQTPYFWPSNCWEPENTDYAVYLCKRTMQNKTRLELADYEAENLARLQKMFSRKWEFIFMQAEAQSKVDKKRDKLERKVLDSQERAFWDVHRPMPGCVNTTEMDIKKAYRRGGSSSLGSGSAGALSNNPVEQMTRTIGLLKQRMERRTIKISKIAESYISYFEQYNDYDFFLTTPELPNPWQSDNTELWEQDKSAKEVPLRRVKRWSFSLRELLNDPVGNEQFAKFLEKEYSSENLKFWEAVQNMKTLPQSEVKEAALNIWKEYMAPDAPCPVNVDSRSVELAREAVMSSGPINRWCFDVAAAHVYHLMKSDSYSRYLRSDMYKEILNGSKKKVKSIPNLFGVKR